A genomic window from Desulfovibrio sp. X2 includes:
- a CDS encoding methyl-accepting chemotaxis protein, whose amino-acid sequence MKWFYDLKTSSKILFAFLLLTAAMLVVAFLGIQKMSDINSMADDIYNKELLGISYVKEANINLIYRDRALKNMLLSSSAEDRDRYRQDVGKYGKAYLDYLARARPLFYSERSKQLLGELDRYIADYKPVLDHILSMAQADELQDKRDSVDLSMTTGREKLDKVDAAMTDLTRVKESNAKDYSVETTRIYESNRFLLLVVACVSAAFGILLGFVISRAISAPLLRGVEFAKSLAQGDLDQIIQIDRKDEVGQLAAALNGMVHKLREIVSEVKAGAENVASGSEELAATAETLSQGATEQASSVEEVSSSMEQMASNIQHNAENSDQTERMAVKSAASTEEGGRAVAQTVQAMKEIASKITIIEEIARQTNLLALNAAIEAARAGEHGKGFAVVAAEVRKLAERSGMAAAEISTLSSESVAVAESAGRMFTAIVPDIKKTADLVQDIAAASKEQDAGADQINKAIQQLDQVIQQNASAAEEMASTTEELSSQSEQLLSTVNFFRLNSHGGAPRPRAAAASLAAAKTPARRSASLKKAPALKLDMASEDLDAGFQKF is encoded by the coding sequence ATGAAATGGTTCTATGATCTCAAGACGTCTTCAAAGATCCTCTTCGCGTTTCTGCTGCTGACGGCGGCCATGCTCGTGGTGGCCTTCCTCGGCATCCAGAAGATGTCCGACATCAACTCCATGGCGGACGACATCTACAACAAGGAACTCCTCGGCATCTCCTACGTCAAGGAGGCCAACATCAACCTCATATACAGGGACAGGGCGCTGAAGAACATGCTGCTCTCCTCCAGCGCGGAGGACAGGGACAGGTACAGGCAGGACGTCGGGAAGTACGGCAAGGCGTATCTCGATTACCTGGCCCGGGCCCGGCCGCTCTTCTATTCCGAAAGGTCCAAGCAGCTTCTGGGCGAGTTGGACAGGTACATCGCCGACTACAAGCCGGTCCTGGACCATATCCTCTCCATGGCGCAAGCCGACGAGCTCCAGGACAAGCGCGATTCCGTCGACCTCTCCATGACCACGGGGCGCGAGAAGCTGGACAAGGTCGACGCGGCCATGACCGACCTGACCCGCGTCAAGGAGTCCAACGCCAAGGACTACTCGGTCGAGACGACGCGCATCTACGAATCCAACCGCTTCCTGCTCCTCGTTGTCGCCTGCGTCAGCGCGGCCTTCGGCATCCTCCTCGGGTTCGTCATCTCCCGGGCCATCAGCGCCCCTCTGCTGCGCGGCGTCGAATTCGCCAAGAGCCTGGCCCAGGGGGATCTCGACCAGATCATTCAGATAGACCGCAAGGACGAGGTGGGGCAGCTCGCCGCTGCTCTGAACGGCATGGTCCACAAGCTCCGGGAGATCGTGTCCGAGGTCAAGGCAGGCGCCGAGAACGTGGCTTCCGGGTCGGAGGAGCTCGCCGCCACGGCCGAGACCCTCTCCCAGGGGGCCACGGAGCAGGCCTCGAGCGTGGAGGAGGTCTCCTCGTCCATGGAGCAGATGGCCTCCAACATCCAACACAATGCCGAGAATTCCGATCAGACCGAGCGGATGGCCGTCAAGTCCGCCGCCAGCACCGAGGAAGGCGGCCGGGCGGTGGCGCAGACCGTGCAGGCCATGAAGGAGATCGCGTCGAAGATCACCATCATCGAGGAGATCGCCCGGCAGACCAACCTCCTGGCGCTGAACGCGGCCATCGAGGCGGCCCGGGCCGGGGAGCACGGCAAGGGCTTCGCCGTGGTCGCGGCCGAGGTGCGCAAGCTCGCCGAGCGCAGCGGCATGGCCGCGGCCGAGATATCCACGCTCTCCTCGGAGTCCGTCGCCGTGGCCGAGAGCGCCGGGCGGATGTTCACCGCCATCGTCCCGGACATCAAGAAGACGGCCGACCTCGTGCAGGACATCGCCGCCGCCTCCAAGGAGCAGGACGCGGGCGCGGACCAGATCAACAAGGCCATCCAGCAGCTCGACCAGGTCATCCAGCAGAACGCCTCGGCCGCCGAGGAGATGGCCTCGACCACGGAAGAGCTGTCCAGCCAGTCGGAGCAGCTTCTGTCCACGGTCAACTTCTTCCGCCTGAACAGCCACGGAGGCGCCCCGCGGCCGCGCGCGGCCGCGGCTTCGCTCGCCGCGGCGAAGACCCCGGCCAGGCGGTCCGCTTCCCTGAAGAAGGCCCCGGCCCTCAAGCTGGACATGGCCTCCGAGGACCTGGACGCCGGTTTCCAGAAATTCTAG
- the rimP gene encoding ribosome maturation factor RimP: MNLAQTLETLFAPVIEGLGLTLWGIETVGGDGQLVVRVFIEREGGVDVDDCAKTSRHLSLLLDVEDPVPGRYRLEVSSPGLERPFFRLDQVRPHVGGTVEVKLHTPTSADPARRNYKGVLLAVTDDSLKVEVDGEDYVLPWANVSKCRLRVTDWDAVKKGKQPR; this comes from the coding sequence ATGAATCTCGCACAGACCCTGGAAACCCTTTTCGCCCCCGTGATCGAAGGCCTCGGCCTCACGCTGTGGGGCATCGAGACCGTCGGCGGCGATGGACAGCTGGTCGTGCGCGTGTTCATCGAGCGCGAGGGCGGCGTGGACGTGGACGACTGCGCCAAGACGAGCCGCCACCTGAGCCTGCTCCTGGACGTGGAGGATCCCGTCCCCGGACGCTACAGGCTCGAGGTCTCCTCGCCCGGACTGGAGCGCCCGTTCTTCAGGCTCGACCAGGTCAGGCCCCACGTGGGCGGCACGGTGGAGGTGAAGCTCCACACGCCGACGTCCGCGGATCCGGCCCGGCGCAACTACAAGGGCGTGCTGCTGGCCGTGACCGACGACTCCCTGAAGGTCGAGGTGGACGGCGAGGACTACGTCCTGCCCTGGGCGAACGTGTCCAAATGCCGCCTGCGCGTCACCGACTGGGACGCGGTGAAGAAAGGCAAGCAACCTCGGTAG